The following proteins are encoded in a genomic region of Deinococcus betulae:
- a CDS encoding UDP-glucuronic acid decarboxylase family protein — MRLLLTGSAGFIGSHLAASLLTSGAQVIGVDNYLSGQPAHTEALKRHPGFTFFEADVSQGLPLVAGPLDWVLHFASPASPPHYQQFPVETLMVGAQGTQHALNLARRQGARFLLASTSEVYGDPLVHPQPETYWGHVNPNGLRSCYDEAKRYAEAITMAYHRAHGLDTRIVRIFNTYGPHMRADDGRVVTNFIHQALAGEALTVQGDGQQTRSFQYVSDLIRGVRRLMDVTYHGPVNLGGTDAITMQRFAEVVRAAINPGLPIRFVPLAADDPRQRQPDITLARTLLGWAPEVSLDEGLKRTIASFRQQASPAGPLPAADLPLHHPAT; from the coding sequence ATGAGACTGCTGCTGACCGGCAGCGCCGGGTTTATCGGCAGTCACCTGGCGGCCTCTTTGCTGACATCTGGCGCTCAGGTGATCGGGGTGGACAACTACCTGAGCGGTCAGCCCGCCCACACCGAAGCGCTGAAGCGGCATCCCGGTTTCACCTTCTTTGAAGCCGATGTCAGTCAGGGGCTGCCGCTGGTGGCTGGCCCCCTGGACTGGGTGCTGCATTTTGCCTCGCCGGCCAGTCCGCCCCACTATCAGCAGTTTCCGGTCGAGACCCTGATGGTCGGCGCCCAGGGCACGCAGCACGCCCTGAACCTGGCCCGCCGTCAGGGCGCCCGCTTTCTGCTGGCTTCCACGTCCGAGGTCTACGGCGACCCCCTGGTTCACCCGCAGCCCGAAACCTACTGGGGCCACGTGAATCCCAATGGCCTGCGCAGCTGCTACGACGAGGCCAAGCGCTACGCCGAGGCCATCACCATGGCCTATCACCGGGCTCACGGCCTGGACACCCGCATCGTCCGCATTTTCAATACCTACGGCCCCCACATGCGAGCCGATGACGGCCGGGTGGTGACCAATTTCATTCACCAAGCGCTGGCCGGCGAGGCCCTGACGGTGCAGGGCGACGGCCAGCAAACCCGCAGTTTCCAGTATGTCAGCGACCTGATTCGCGGCGTAAGGCGCCTGATGGACGTGACCTATCACGGCCCGGTCAATCTGGGCGGCACAGACGCCATCACCATGCAGCGGTTTGCTGAGGTGGTGCGCGCGGCCATCAATCCAGGGCTGCCGATCCGCTTTGTGCCGCTGGCGGCCGACGATCCCCGCCAGCGCCAGCCGGACATCACCCTGGCCCGCACGCTGCTGGGCTGGGCCCCAGAGGTCAGTCTGGATGAGGGCCTAAAACGCACCATTGCCTCTTTCCGGCAGCAGGCCAGCCCGGCTGGGCCGCTGCCCGCCGCTGACCTGCCGCTGCACCACCCCGCCACCTGA
- a CDS encoding UDP-glucose dehydrogenase family protein, with translation MNITIVGTGYVGLGTAIMLAYLGYQVTGLDSDEGKISSLKAGALPIYEPGLDDLLQAASPNLRWTTQYSDAIPEADFIFVCVGTPPLPDGHPNLQYLEGAVRSIAQHLDGKPQIIVNKSTVPIGTGDWVLRILEEHAALYATSHYEVVSNPEFLREGTALGDSLYPDRIVLGGSSWATGQMRTLYAPLIEQSFEAPAHVPRPRGYERPAVVETTLTSAEMIKYSANAFLALKISYANEIAGLCECVGADIHEVAAGIGLDHRIGTRFLAAGAGWGGSCFGKDTSALITTGQDYGYSMPILRAAMTVNERQRSLVIEKLQKHVRLLKGKRVAVLGMAFKPDTDDLRDAPAHDFILRLGRLGATVVAYDPVAMPRARREWTHLHYVEAVSASAALAGADAVIVATEWSEFRSLNWEEVLATMRGRVVIDARNIIREPLAAPAVLEQIGREQPQSAFLPASGLAAVKVGA, from the coding sequence ATGAACATCACCATCGTTGGAACGGGGTATGTGGGGCTGGGCACCGCCATTATGCTGGCGTACCTGGGCTATCAGGTGACGGGTCTGGACAGTGACGAGGGAAAAATCAGCAGCCTGAAGGCCGGCGCCCTGCCCATCTACGAGCCGGGGCTGGACGACCTGCTGCAGGCGGCCAGTCCCAACCTGCGCTGGACCACCCAGTACAGCGACGCTATTCCAGAGGCCGATTTCATCTTTGTCTGTGTGGGCACGCCGCCGCTGCCCGACGGCCATCCCAATCTTCAGTATCTGGAAGGGGCCGTGCGCAGCATTGCGCAGCACCTCGACGGCAAGCCGCAGATTATCGTCAACAAAAGTACCGTTCCTATCGGCACAGGCGACTGGGTGCTGCGTATTCTAGAAGAACACGCCGCGCTGTACGCCACCAGCCACTACGAGGTGGTCTCTAACCCCGAATTTCTGCGCGAGGGCACCGCGCTGGGCGACAGCCTCTACCCGGACCGCATTGTGCTGGGTGGCAGCAGCTGGGCCACCGGGCAGATGCGGACCCTCTACGCCCCCCTCATCGAGCAGAGTTTTGAAGCGCCGGCCCATGTGCCCCGGCCCAGAGGCTATGAACGCCCAGCGGTGGTAGAAACCACACTGACCAGTGCCGAGATGATCAAATACTCCGCCAACGCCTTTCTGGCCCTCAAGATCAGTTACGCCAACGAGATCGCTGGCCTGTGTGAATGCGTGGGGGCCGATATTCACGAGGTGGCGGCCGGCATCGGGCTAGACCACCGCATCGGCACGCGGTTTCTGGCGGCGGGCGCCGGCTGGGGCGGCAGCTGCTTTGGCAAGGACACCAGCGCCCTGATTACTACTGGCCAGGACTACGGCTATAGCATGCCGATTCTGCGCGCCGCCATGACGGTCAACGAGCGCCAGCGCAGTCTGGTCATCGAAAAACTGCAAAAGCATGTGCGCCTCCTGAAAGGCAAACGGGTGGCCGTGCTGGGCATGGCCTTCAAGCCTGACACCGACGACCTGCGTGACGCGCCCGCCCACGATTTCATCCTGCGGCTGGGCCGGCTGGGCGCCACCGTGGTCGCCTACGACCCGGTGGCGATGCCCCGCGCCCGCCGCGAATGGACCCACTTGCACTATGTCGAGGCGGTCTCGGCGTCGGCGGCGCTGGCCGGCGCTGACGCGGTCATCGTCGCCACAGAATGGAGCGAATTCCGCAGCCTGAACTGGGAAGAAGTGCTGGCCACCATGCGGGGGCGCGTGGTGATTGACGCCCGCAACATCATCCGCGAGCCGCTCGCCGCCCCTGCTGTTCTGGAACAGATTGGCCGGGAGCAGCCCCAGTCGGCTTTCCTGCCGGCGTCCGGGCTGGCGGCCGTCAAAGTGGGCGCATGA
- a CDS encoding exopolysaccharide biosynthesis polyprenyl glycosylphosphotransferase has translation MLTIRAERVLPQAAQSLALLYLRRRVLNGTMLLAGDLLALEVSLRLAGSLRRLLFGELFLPSWSGLLAATWLLGAYLNKLLPSWGLGVVEEVRRIIGLVALVFGVTVLAIVLVGQVSDVSRLVLILGALLACPLVLLARFAVRHLLMRARLWGVPTVVYGAHEGVIAALQATPGLGYLPVGVFDDVSSGRVLGVPVLGHLQELDLGRPVAPVAIVALPQLQRDEFTLLIEGTLRAYRKVVVVSAMADLPSLWAMSVDMGGILGLELTRNLLDPAARLLKRAFDLTSTLVTAPLWVPLCLLLAAGLWLETRTSPLFLQERIGEHGRRFFTWKFRTMVPCAEQVLQRHLADNAALRAEWEAHFKLRVDPRITRLGGLLRKTSLDELPQLVNVLRGDMSLVGPRPLPAYHEAQLLPRTRQLRTQVQPGMTGLWQVSGRSAAGNAGMERWDPYYVRNWSLWLDLVILARTFRVVLLGSGAY, from the coding sequence GTGCTGACCATCCGCGCTGAACGAGTTCTGCCGCAGGCTGCCCAGTCTTTGGCCCTGCTGTATTTGCGCCGCCGAGTGCTGAACGGCACCATGCTGCTGGCCGGTGACCTGCTGGCCCTGGAAGTCTCTTTGCGCCTGGCGGGCAGTCTGCGCCGCCTGCTATTCGGCGAACTGTTTTTGCCTTCCTGGAGCGGGCTGCTGGCCGCCACCTGGCTGCTGGGGGCTTACCTGAACAAGCTGCTGCCCAGCTGGGGCCTGGGGGTGGTGGAAGAAGTCCGGCGCATCATCGGGCTGGTGGCGCTGGTGTTCGGGGTCACGGTGCTCGCCATCGTGCTGGTGGGTCAGGTCAGCGATGTCAGCCGGCTGGTGCTGATTCTGGGCGCTCTGCTCGCCTGTCCCCTGGTGCTGCTGGCGCGCTTTGCCGTGCGGCACCTGCTGATGCGGGCGCGGCTGTGGGGCGTGCCCACTGTGGTCTACGGTGCCCACGAAGGGGTCATCGCGGCCCTGCAGGCCACGCCAGGCCTGGGCTACCTGCCCGTCGGTGTCTTTGACGACGTGTCGTCGGGCCGCGTGCTGGGGGTGCCGGTGCTGGGCCACCTGCAGGAGCTGGACCTGGGGCGGCCGGTGGCGCCGGTGGCCATCGTGGCCCTCCCGCAACTTCAGCGCGACGAATTTACCCTGCTCATAGAAGGCACCCTGCGCGCCTACCGCAAGGTGGTGGTGGTCTCGGCCATGGCAGACCTGCCGTCGCTCTGGGCGATGTCGGTGGACATGGGCGGCATCCTGGGCCTTGAACTCACACGCAACCTGCTGGACCCGGCGGCCCGGCTGCTCAAGCGGGCCTTTGACCTGACCAGCACGCTGGTGACGGCGCCGCTCTGGGTACCGCTGTGCCTGCTGCTGGCGGCGGGGCTGTGGCTGGAAACCCGGACCTCGCCCCTCTTTTTGCAGGAACGTATTGGAGAGCACGGGCGGCGCTTCTTCACCTGGAAATTCCGCACGATGGTGCCGTGCGCCGAGCAGGTCCTGCAGCGCCACCTGGCCGACAATGCCGCGCTGCGCGCCGAGTGGGAAGCCCACTTCAAGCTGCGCGTGGACCCCCGGATTACCCGTCTGGGCGGCCTGCTGAGGAAAACCAGCCTGGACGAACTGCCGCAGCTGGTGAACGTGTTGCGCGGCGACATGAGTCTGGTTGGCCCCCGGCCTCTGCCGGCCTACCACGAGGCGCAGCTCCTGCCCCGCACCCGGCAACTCAGAACCCAGGTGCAGCCGGGCATGACGGGACTGTGGCAGGTATCGGGCCGCTCGGCGGCTGGGAACGCAGGCATGGAACGCTGGGACCCCTATTACGTGCGCAACTGGTCGCTCTGGCTGGACCTCGTCATTCTGGCCCGGACCTTCCGGGTGGTGCTGCTGGGGTCTGGGGCGTACTGA